Proteins co-encoded in one Ruegeria sp. HKCCD4315 genomic window:
- a CDS encoding CoA pyrophosphatase has protein sequence MHDPVEQIRAALRRPGHGSSDFDLNPDTVLPPGRRLRPAGVLVAISLAYEAPRVILTKRSSALKHHPGQIAFPGGKQDESDADVTAAALREAQEEIGLPVDQPEVLGFLPMHETVTSFNVTPVVAIVRDTFKPVPEPGEVDEVFSTPLAHLLNPENYLIESRRWRGQKRRYYAVPYGPYYIWGATARILRGLAARVNE, from the coding sequence GTGCATGATCCGGTTGAACAGATCCGGGCGGCCTTGCGCCGCCCCGGTCACGGGTCCAGCGACTTTGACCTGAACCCCGACACCGTTCTGCCACCCGGGCGGCGGCTGCGCCCAGCCGGTGTTCTGGTGGCCATCTCTCTGGCTTATGAAGCGCCTCGGGTGATCCTGACCAAACGGTCCTCAGCCCTGAAGCATCACCCCGGTCAGATCGCATTTCCGGGCGGTAAGCAGGATGAAAGTGACGCCGACGTAACCGCGGCAGCCCTGCGCGAGGCGCAGGAAGAGATTGGGCTGCCCGTTGACCAGCCCGAGGTTTTGGGGTTTCTGCCCATGCATGAAACGGTCACCTCTTTCAACGTCACCCCTGTGGTCGCAATCGTGCGAGACACATTCAAGCCTGTGCCCGAGCCCGGCGAGGTGGACGAGGTTTTCTCGACCCCTCTTGCCCATCTTCTAAATCCCGAGAATTATCTGATTGAGTCGCGTCGCTGGCGTGGTCAGAAACGCAGATACTACGCAGTTCCGTACGGCCCTTATTATATTTGGGGCGCGACGGCCCGCATATTGCGCGGGCTTGCAGCACGGGTGAATGAATGA
- a CDS encoding CCA tRNA nucleotidyltransferase, whose amino-acid sequence MMQINEPWVSEPATQLVCAALTASGAQALFVGGCVRNALLGAPVSDIDIATDARPQQVVEMAQAAGLKAIPTGIDHGTITVVSAGIPHEITTFRRDVETDGRRAVVAFSDHVEEDAARRDFTMNAIYARPDGAVLDPLGGLPDLQARRVRFIGTAENRIREDYLRSLRYFRFHAWYGDAGAGFDPDALAAIGANLDGLKSLSRERVGAELLKLLAAPDPAPAIATMRSTGVLAQLLPGANDRSLSPLVALEQAAGADPDPVRRLAAIATPEDAATLRLSRSQLQRLTRMREEAQATTSVAELGYRYGDEGGLHETLLRCAFLEQPWSEDLRHDLHTGAAARFPIQAKDLIPTFTGPALGQKLAELESRWIASGFALSREELLAS is encoded by the coding sequence ATGATGCAGATAAACGAGCCTTGGGTCAGTGAACCAGCGACCCAACTGGTGTGCGCCGCCCTGACTGCTTCTGGTGCGCAGGCACTTTTTGTGGGTGGCTGTGTGCGCAACGCGCTTTTGGGCGCACCTGTCTCGGATATTGATATTGCCACCGACGCGCGACCCCAGCAGGTTGTTGAGATGGCGCAGGCTGCGGGGCTCAAGGCTATTCCAACGGGCATCGATCACGGTACGATCACGGTCGTCAGTGCCGGTATCCCTCACGAGATCACCACTTTCCGACGTGACGTGGAAACCGACGGGCGGCGCGCTGTTGTTGCGTTCTCTGATCACGTCGAGGAAGACGCGGCCCGGCGCGATTTCACCATGAACGCGATCTACGCACGGCCCGATGGCGCAGTGTTAGACCCGCTCGGTGGATTACCCGACCTACAGGCACGTCGGGTTCGGTTCATTGGAACGGCAGAGAATCGTATCCGCGAAGATTATTTGCGCTCGCTTCGGTATTTCCGATTTCATGCCTGGTATGGTGACGCGGGCGCTGGATTTGATCCCGACGCTCTGGCTGCCATTGGTGCCAATCTTGATGGGTTGAAATCACTGTCGCGCGAACGGGTCGGGGCGGAACTGCTGAAACTACTGGCAGCGCCCGATCCCGCCCCTGCCATTGCAACAATGCGCAGCACGGGTGTCTTGGCACAGTTGTTGCCGGGTGCAAATGACCGATCCCTTTCGCCTCTTGTCGCCCTCGAACAAGCCGCAGGTGCTGATCCCGATCCGGTGCGACGGCTGGCAGCCATTGCCACGCCCGAAGACGCAGCGACATTGCGGTTGAGCCGTTCGCAGCTGCAACGTCTGACCCGGATGCGAGAGGAGGCACAAGCCACCACCAGCGTGGCCGAGTTGGGCTATCGCTATGGCGATGAAGGCGGTTTGCACGAGACACTTCTGCGTTGCGCCTTTTTGGAACAACCTTGGTCCGAAGACCTGAGGCATGACTTACATACAGGGGCGGCTGCCCGTTTCCCAATTCAAGCCAAAGATCTGATCCCCACCTTCACAGGCCCAGCGCTGGGCCAGAAACTGGCCGAGCTTGAAAGCCGCTGGATCGCGTCCGGCTTTGCGTTGTCGCGCGAGGAGTTGCTGGCAAGTTAG
- a CDS encoding ABC transporter ATP-binding protein → MFRYFENLIDPFVAYKESNAPPTKLWPFMLDYSRPFFRVFVWATLLSIVVAGVEVGLIYYMGRVVDLLVGSPTEVWQDHGTELLLMAAFILLLRPVLHILDVLVINNAILPQYGTLFRWRAHKHVLRQSVSWFENDFAGRIANRIMQTPPAAGEVVFQVFDAISFSLAYLIGAAVLLMAADPRLLLPLVIWFALYAVLVRWAIVRVGPASKAASDARSTVTGRVVDSYTNIHSVKMFAHADQEMTYAREAIEETRRTVQVEMRIFTIMDAFLVTLNGFLIVGVVGWAIVLWMQGQASVGVVAAATALTLRLNAMTGWIMWALTSLFRQLGVVAEGLETIAQPIQLLDAPDAKSLKLNKGEIEIRDLSHHYGRETGGLDHINLTIQPGEKIGLIGRSGAGKSTLVKLLLRFYDVERGAILIDGQNIADVTQDSLRSHIGMVQQDSALLHRSVRDNILYGRPNATEAQMIEAAKQAEAHDFILDLQDPQGRTGYDAHVGERGVKLSGGQRQRVTLARVILKDAPILLLDEATSALDSEVEASIQETLYGMMQGKTVIAIAHRLSTIAQMDRILVMDGGRIVEEGAHSDLLAQGGLYAQFWARQSGGFMNPEAAE, encoded by the coding sequence ATGTTTCGCTATTTTGAAAACCTCATTGACCCTTTTGTCGCCTACAAAGAGTCCAACGCGCCACCGACAAAGCTGTGGCCGTTCATGCTGGACTATTCCCGGCCGTTTTTCCGCGTGTTTGTCTGGGCCACGCTGCTATCCATTGTTGTGGCGGGGGTTGAGGTCGGTCTGATCTATTACATGGGGCGCGTCGTAGATTTGCTTGTCGGCTCTCCCACCGAAGTCTGGCAGGATCACGGGACCGAATTGCTGCTGATGGCGGCGTTCATCCTTCTGCTGCGGCCGGTTCTGCATATTCTGGATGTGCTGGTGATCAACAATGCGATCCTACCTCAATACGGCACTCTGTTCCGCTGGCGGGCGCATAAACACGTTTTGCGTCAGTCGGTCAGTTGGTTTGAAAACGATTTTGCCGGGCGGATTGCCAACCGGATCATGCAGACACCGCCTGCCGCAGGTGAGGTGGTCTTTCAGGTCTTTGACGCGATTTCCTTCTCGCTCGCTTATCTGATTGGGGCTGCTGTCTTGCTGATGGCCGCCGATCCGCGGCTTCTATTGCCGTTGGTTATCTGGTTTGCGCTATATGCGGTGTTGGTCCGATGGGCGATCGTGCGTGTTGGTCCGGCGTCCAAGGCGGCATCTGATGCACGTTCGACTGTGACGGGGCGTGTGGTCGACAGCTACACAAACATCCATTCGGTCAAAATGTTCGCGCATGCGGATCAAGAAATGACCTATGCCCGCGAGGCAATCGAAGAAACCCGCCGAACCGTGCAGGTTGAGATGCGGATTTTCACCATTATGGATGCGTTTCTGGTCACTCTGAACGGCTTTTTGATCGTCGGGGTAGTTGGTTGGGCGATTGTGCTTTGGATGCAGGGCCAAGCCTCGGTTGGCGTGGTCGCAGCGGCAACCGCGTTGACCCTGCGCCTGAATGCCATGACCGGATGGATCATGTGGGCGCTGACCAGCCTGTTCCGCCAGCTTGGCGTAGTTGCCGAGGGGTTGGAGACGATTGCCCAGCCGATCCAGTTGCTGGATGCGCCTGATGCCAAGTCGCTAAAGCTGAACAAAGGCGAGATCGAAATCCGCGACCTGTCGCACCATTACGGCCGTGAAACCGGTGGCCTGGACCATATCAACCTGACCATTCAGCCCGGCGAAAAGATCGGTCTGATTGGGCGGTCTGGCGCTGGTAAATCGACCCTCGTCAAGCTGCTTTTACGGTTTTATGACGTCGAACGCGGTGCGATTCTGATTGACGGGCAGAACATCGCGGATGTCACGCAGGACAGCCTGCGCAGCCATATCGGCATGGTTCAGCAGGACAGCGCTTTGCTGCACCGGTCGGTTCGGGACAACATCCTTTATGGACGCCCCAACGCGACCGAAGCACAGATGATAGAGGCCGCCAAGCAGGCCGAAGCGCATGACTTCATCCTTGACCTGCAAGATCCGCAGGGACGCACCGGGTACGATGCGCATGTTGGAGAGCGTGGTGTAAAGCTGTCCGGCGGGCAGCGGCAGCGCGTGACACTGGCGCGGGTGATCCTAAAAGATGCACCGATTTTGTTGTTGGATGAGGCGACATCCGCCCTAGATTCCGAGGTTGAAGCGTCAATTCAGGAAACCCTTTACGGCATGATGCAAGGCAAAACCGTGATCGCCATTGCGCACAGGCTCAGCACGATCGCGCAAATGGACCGTATTCTGGTCATGGACGGTGGCCGTATCGTTGAAGAAGGCGCGCATTCTGACCTTCTGGCGCAAGGTGGCCTTTACGCGCAGTTCTGGGCGCGGCAATCTGGCGGCTTCATGAATCCGGAGGCCGCGGAATGA
- a CDS encoding ABC transporter ATP-binding protein: MRVADLIQPFKTTETPPPQTLGAFIRWSLSGAWPMLFVAAFFSATAGAMEAGTAWILGRVIDVATSSGPEQFLTAQNMWMIFGAVAFFMLVRPILFGLSSLSNNYIVMPNITPLVLAKLNRWTLGQSVTYFDDDFAGRIAQKQMQTSNAMASVVSETISAIVFALASLAGSLFLLGSIHPLAMLPFAAWLVVYFMLVRWYLPRIRKRSAARAGARAMVSGQVVDTITNIKTVKLFAHSAFEDQAARDSMVELRERSLDFGKLSASFRFILMTLAGVLPVLLLGATLWLWQLGMATAGDIVAAGAVSIRIAQMTGWVSFTLMGLYANVGEIENGMKTLAKRDRVEDAGGAKELEVHDGSISFEHVSFAYGRDVGGVIDLSLTIKPGEKLGIVGASGAGKSTLVSLLLRLYDRENGDICIDGQDVSQVTQDSLRRQIGMVTQETAMFNRSARENILYGRPDASEDEMITAAKKAEAHEFILSLEDANGRQGYDAHLGERGVKLSGGQRQRIALARAILKDAPILVLDEATSALDSEVEASIQTALHRVMEGKTVLAIAHRLSTLSEMDRIVVLDQGRIVESGTHEALLDHGGLYARFWHRQSGGFIQAEAAE, encoded by the coding sequence ATGAGGGTTGCTGACCTCATCCAACCGTTCAAAACCACTGAAACGCCCCCACCACAGACGTTGGGGGCGTTCATTCGCTGGAGTCTGTCCGGGGCCTGGCCGATGTTGTTTGTTGCAGCCTTCTTCTCGGCCACAGCCGGTGCGATGGAGGCTGGCACGGCCTGGATTTTGGGTCGCGTGATTGATGTGGCAACGTCCAGTGGTCCGGAACAGTTTCTGACCGCGCAAAACATGTGGATGATTTTCGGCGCGGTTGCGTTCTTTATGCTGGTGCGTCCGATCTTGTTTGGCCTGTCGTCCCTGTCGAACAACTACATCGTTATGCCCAACATCACCCCTTTGGTGTTGGCCAAGCTGAACCGTTGGACGCTGGGCCAGTCGGTGACATATTTCGACGATGATTTTGCTGGGCGCATTGCGCAGAAGCAGATGCAAACGTCGAACGCGATGGCTTCCGTCGTGTCGGAAACGATCAGCGCGATTGTGTTTGCTTTGGCGTCTTTGGCAGGATCTTTGTTTTTGTTAGGGTCTATTCACCCGCTTGCGATGCTGCCCTTTGCCGCTTGGTTAGTTGTCTATTTTATGCTGGTCCGTTGGTATCTGCCGCGTATCCGAAAACGTTCAGCCGCACGGGCCGGGGCGCGGGCTATGGTGTCGGGGCAGGTGGTCGATACGATCACCAATATCAAGACTGTAAAGCTGTTTGCGCATTCCGCTTTCGAAGATCAGGCTGCGCGCGACTCGATGGTGGAACTGCGTGAACGGTCGCTGGATTTTGGAAAACTGTCCGCCAGTTTCCGGTTCATCCTGATGACGCTGGCCGGGGTACTGCCCGTGCTGCTGTTGGGCGCAACGCTATGGTTATGGCAACTCGGTATGGCCACTGCAGGGGATATTGTTGCGGCCGGGGCGGTCTCAATCCGCATCGCGCAAATGACGGGTTGGGTCAGTTTCACGCTGATGGGTCTGTATGCCAACGTGGGCGAAATCGAAAACGGGATGAAAACGCTGGCCAAGCGGGACCGGGTCGAAGACGCGGGGGGCGCAAAAGAACTGGAAGTGCACGACGGATCTATTTCGTTCGAGCATGTCAGTTTTGCATATGGTCGGGATGTTGGTGGCGTCATCGATCTGTCCCTGACCATAAAACCCGGTGAAAAGCTGGGTATTGTTGGCGCTTCAGGGGCGGGGAAATCGACGCTCGTGTCCTTGCTGCTTCGACTCTATGACAGGGAAAATGGCGATATTTGTATTGACGGGCAGGACGTGTCGCAGGTGACACAAGACAGCCTGCGCCGCCAGATCGGTATGGTCACGCAGGAAACGGCGATGTTCAACCGTTCGGCGCGCGAAAACATCCTGTACGGTCGCCCAGATGCGTCCGAGGATGAGATGATCACCGCCGCGAAAAAGGCCGAGGCGCATGAATTCATCCTCAGCCTTGAGGATGCCAACGGTCGCCAAGGCTATGACGCTCATCTGGGCGAAAGGGGTGTAAAGCTCAGCGGCGGGCAGCGTCAGCGGATCGCTTTGGCCCGTGCCATTCTGAAGGACGCGCCGATTTTAGTTCTGGACGAAGCAACCTCGGCGCTGGATTCCGAGGTCGAAGCCTCGATTCAGACCGCGCTGCATCGGGTGATGGAAGGTAAGACCGTTCTGGCCATTGCGCACCGCCTGTCCACCCTCAGCGAGATGGATCGGATCGTTGTTCTGGACCAGGGGCGGATTGTCGAAAGCGGAACACATGAGGCGCTGCTGGATCACGGCGGTCTGTATGCGCGGTTCTGGCACCGTCAATCAGGCGGCTTTATTCAGGCAGAAGCTGCGGAATAA